A stretch of the Geovibrio thiophilus genome encodes the following:
- the rimO gene encoding 30S ribosomal protein S12 methylthiotransferase RimO — protein sequence MKISYISLGCSKNKVDLEYLMGSLQEGGHEISLEMADADAIIINTCGFIEPAVNEAVEAVLEAAQVKKPDAKLIVTGCMTERFKNDVAGELPEIDFHTGVGKMSDVIAYLEGVEPVRKERDFLYGGARVLTGVPFSAYIKISEGCNNRCTYCTIPSIRGNLTGRRIEDIVNEITALKDQGVKEFVLVSQDNTKYGTDIYKKPMLCRLLREIDKIGGDFYVRIMYLNPDGVTEELVKLVKNSEKILSYYDIPVQHINKRVLKDMHRKSTPDGIKHVFSMIREIDPEAFIRTTMIVGFPGETDEEFAELLEFVKEYKPDYAGFFPFYPEEGTKATAMGMRVDGRTVRGRIGALRKAQIKNTRERLKKVKKNDIICFAEKPNDEFGFLMEGRALFQAPEVDGKVLFTDSEAISGYGPYVCRIEKISYPDIVCEVIRPL from the coding sequence ATGAAGATTTCTTACATAAGTTTAGGATGCTCAAAAAACAAAGTCGATCTTGAGTATCTCATGGGTTCGCTTCAGGAAGGCGGGCATGAGATAAGCCTTGAGATGGCCGACGCGGACGCGATAATAATCAACACATGCGGATTTATTGAACCTGCGGTGAACGAGGCTGTGGAGGCTGTGCTTGAGGCGGCGCAGGTGAAAAAGCCTGATGCGAAGCTGATAGTCACCGGCTGCATGACAGAGAGATTCAAGAACGATGTGGCAGGCGAGCTGCCGGAGATAGATTTTCATACGGGCGTAGGCAAAATGAGCGATGTCATAGCCTATCTGGAAGGGGTCGAGCCTGTGAGGAAGGAGCGTGATTTCCTTTACGGCGGCGCGCGCGTACTCACCGGAGTGCCCTTCAGCGCATACATCAAAATATCCGAAGGGTGCAACAACCGCTGCACATACTGCACCATCCCCTCCATCAGAGGAAACCTTACCGGAAGGCGCATTGAGGACATAGTGAACGAGATAACCGCCCTGAAGGATCAGGGAGTCAAGGAGTTTGTGCTTGTTTCTCAGGATAATACCAAATACGGAACAGATATTTACAAAAAGCCGATGCTTTGCAGGCTTCTGCGGGAGATAGATAAAATCGGGGGCGACTTCTACGTGAGGATCATGTACCTCAACCCCGACGGAGTGACGGAGGAACTTGTAAAACTCGTCAAAAACTCAGAGAAGATTCTAAGCTACTACGATATTCCGGTTCAGCACATCAATAAACGTGTGCTGAAGGATATGCACAGGAAATCCACACCGGACGGCATAAAACATGTTTTCAGCATGATAAGGGAAATCGATCCTGAAGCGTTCATCCGTACGACAATGATAGTCGGCTTCCCCGGGGAAACAGATGAGGAGTTCGCAGAACTCCTTGAATTTGTGAAGGAGTACAAGCCGGATTATGCAGGCTTCTTCCCGTTCTACCCCGAGGAAGGCACAAAAGCCACCGCGATGGGCATGAGGGTGGACGGCAGGACGGTTCGGGGAAGGATCGGCGCGCTCCGTAAGGCGCAGATAAAAAACACCCGTGAACGCTTGAAAAAAGTTAAGAAAAATGACATCATCTGCTTTGCCGAAAAGCCTAACGATGAGTTCGGGTTTCTGATGGAAGGAAGAGCCCTGTTTCAGGCTCCGGAGGTGGACGGGAAAGTCCTCTTCACCGATTCCGAAGCGATCAGCGGCTATGGTCCGTATGTCTGCCGGATAGAAAAAATAAGCTATC